One stretch of Malus domestica chromosome 14, GDT2T_hap1 DNA includes these proteins:
- the LOC114821152 gene encoding nudix hydrolase 16, mitochondrial-like, whose product MSDLVARTGRHQQRYEAGHRLVAGCIPFKYRNTGENSDGTYEKVVEVLMISTTSGPGLVFPKGGWENDETVQEAAIREAVEEAGVQGDIMDCLGHYFFKSKTLQDELSPEGLCKAAMFPLLVKEELEFWPEQNNRRRSWHSIPEAIELCRHQWMKAALEEGFSRWFAEQMISTQKENHLISPDSSADQE is encoded by the exons ATGTCCGACTTGGTGGCTCGCACCGGCCGCCACCAGCAGCGCTACGAGGCCGGCCACCGCCTCGTCGCCGG GTGTATTCCTTTCAAATATAGAAATACTGGAGAAAATAGTGATGGCACATATGAGAAGGTTGTTGAGGTACTAATGATCAGCACAACTAGTGGACCTGGGCTTGTGTTTCCAAAG GGTGGATGGGAAAATGATGAAACCGTTCAGGAAGCAGCAATACGTGAAGCTGTGGAAGAGGCTGGAGTACAAGGGGATATAATG GATTGTTTGGGGCACTATTTTTTTAAGAGCAAGACCCTGCAAGATGAACTTAGTCCCGAGGGATTGTGCAAAGCTGCCATGTTTCCTTTGCTTGTGAAGGAAGAGCTCGAGTTTTGGCCAGAACAAAACAATCGTCGGCGAAGTTGGCATTCCATCCCTGAAGCTATAGAACTTTGCCGGCATCAATGGATGAAAGCGGCCCTTGAGGAAGGTTTCTCAAGGTGGTTTGCGGAACAGATGATAAGCACTCAAAAAGAGAACCACTTAATTTCACCTGATTCATCTGCAGACCAGGAATAA